Sequence from the Nitrosopumilus maritimus SCM1 genome:
AAGCAAAACTGTTTCGAGGTTTTGGAGACATGACAAGACTATCCATACTAGAATCCATCATAGATGAAGAAAAGACGGTCACAGATATTTCTCAAAAAGTAAAGCAAAGCCAATCAAATGTGTCTAATCACCTATCATGTTTACTAGAATGTGGGCTTGTGAAGATTAGAAAAGATGGCAAAAACAGGTTTTACAGTATTGGAGATAAGCGAGTTGTCAAGCTTCTCAAGCAGGGAGACGACATATTGTCTGATATTGCAGATGGAATCTATTCCTGTGTGAATTACAAAAAATAATTTTAAATCGTATTATGCAGAATAAATTAATTCCAACATCGTATTCATTAGGCATAAAATTACATCAATTTTATGGCTAAATCAGCAGGATTAATCCCCACAGCAGTGATTCAAGGATTTTCTCTAGGAATACTAATGCGATTCAATATCGACATCACTCCAGCTGGAATTTTGAAGATGATTTCGCCTGCATTAGAGCCATTAGTAGTAGAGCAAACTGCATGGATAATTCCAGTTGTTTTATTGGTGTTAACTATACTTCCAATCATTGCAATAATCAAAATTTTTCAAAGATTTGGAATACTTGGAATTATTGTATATGCAGTAATTGCTATTGGAGTATGGTATCTTGTAATGACTAGTTAAGTTATCATATTGTCCATTCAAGTTTTTGTGCATAATTAAGACCATGACCACAATGAGGACAACGTTGTATGTTACGTAAATGAATATGAAAAATATTTCCACAATAAGTACATCCAAAAAGTTGGTGTAAAGATATCATAGAATAAATTAACAATGATCACATTTAGACATTTTTTATATTGTATACTGTAACATCTTGTATGGAAATTTCAAAAGTCTCACAAAATGTATAAAAACTGTGACTAAAATAAAAATCAGTTCCATTAAAAATTACTGGATTTTACAAACTGTATCATTTTGAATCAGATTGATATGATTTAGTTTGTTCTTTAAAGAAAGAATTTGTCATATTCAATTCATTCTCGATAGTCTTTCTTCTATCTCTACTCTCTGCTTTAATTTTTCTTAGTTGTGATTTTATTGAATTATGTTTTTCTTTTTGTAATTGTTCTTGCTCTTCTTTTTGCAGATCAAGTGGTTCAAACTGCTTGCATTCAGAACCATAGTGACCAATTCGAGTCCATTTACCATCTATCCGTACATATGCAACTAATCTAGTACAGTCTTCGTTACATTCTTCATGATATTGTCTGTAAACCATAAAATCACCTAAAGAGAAAAGAATCCTCCTTGTAATGGATTATGCATAGAAGATATTTTTTCAACTGTTTTTGCAAATTGGTTTAGGCTGAGTATTTCTGAAGGCATAATATTTGAAATGTCTCTCTTTTCTGAGTGTAGATATTTTCCAACATTTTGCATGTCTTCAATTTGATTTTTTACGCTTGTTTTAGGCGTGATTATACGCTCTAAACGTACCCGAGTTGATTTGTCTGGGAATTTTTTAGCATAAATTCGGATAAACCCTCCCACCATATCAGAAATTGTTCTCTTAAACGGTTCACCTGTAAATTCTGTTTGTCCATCCTGATTTAGATGGTAGTGATTTACTATCCAATCCAAACTATGAGGCATGTCTTTTGTTTTAAATTCTACATACAAGTATGCTCGAATAAATTCCACATGACCTAGAAATTCTTGTGCTCCACGTATATCATAAATTATTGGTTCCCAAGTACAACCAATGTCGATAGATATTGTTTTTGGATATATTACAATTTTAGCATAGATGTCTTTTGACAGAGTTAAAGAATCAAGGAATATTCCTTTGTTGTGTTTGTTTGGAACCATTCCTTTCTTAATTGCATTTTTGTAAATTTGTACTGAAGGGAAATTCATTTTGATGTCATGTATTGTAGGAACTTGTTTGCTTGCTTCATTGATAATCTCTTGCATGTTAGTGCCGACCACCATACCCTCGTTTGTTACAGTTCTCTTTGTTCTACCTGTATTTTCTCCTTTAATTTTGTAATGACAAAATGTTCCTTTGATTACCGTTATGATGAGTCCCTTGTCTTTTAATCTCTTAATTCTCTGCCTAAATGCGCCTTCTTTTAGTTCTGGAAAATCTCTAACACAAACATCTTGACCCATTCTATTCTTACTTTGTATCTTTTTTGCAAATTCTTTTAGTGTTGGTGAAAGGCTGTTAATACTATGGTTGTTACTTTCGTCTGTTACATTCAAAGTAATACCTCCGTTGAAATTAGAAATTGTTTATCATCAGAATCATAACATTTTTGACAATATTCTATAATGTAATTTCCAGTAGAATCTCCATCAAATACAATTCTGAATTTTTTCTTTTCCAGACATTCACATTCGTATTCGATTGGTTTCAAGGCACTTTGGCTCATGTAAGCAGTTGAAAAAAATCCCTTATATTCGACGAAGTATACATACACCTATACACATTGACAGCGTCAAAGAAACAAGTCGTATTTGAAAAAATTAGCGAGGTACTATCAGAGTACGAGTTAACAGGAATTACAAAAAATGAGCTTGTTAGGATACTTCAGCAGGAAGGAATTGCTTCCAGAATGACATTTTACGAGTATTTCAAGGAAATGGCAGATCCAAAGAAAGCAAACATCATTCAGATGAGGATCCCCAAAGGTAAAATCAACGCGGTTTGCTTCCCAACACCAGAAAATCAGGCAATAGTGAAACTCAAGAAGAAATTCAAATCAATTTGTAATT
This genomic interval carries:
- a CDS encoding ArsR/SmtB family transcription factor, producing the protein MLKQETDKLELKAKLFRGFGDMTRLSILESIIDEEKTVTDISQKVKQSQSNVSNHLSCLLECGLVKIRKDGKNRFYSIGDKRVVKLLKQGDDILSDIADGIYSCVNYKK